The proteins below come from a single Candidatus Omnitrophota bacterium genomic window:
- a CDS encoding SxtJ family membrane protein, with product MEKLKLDKNNLKKFGITMGIAFFIIALLLVIRHKHNSLPVFLISAIFFIFAFTLQVLLKSVYIFWMKLAYVLSWINTRLILLIMFYLILTPIGLIMKLFKVDLLYLKTDKKRQSYWREREKKLFSPLNYERQF from the coding sequence ATGGAAAAACTCAAGTTAGACAAAAATAATCTTAAGAAATTCGGTATTACGATGGGCATAGCCTTTTTTATCATAGCTTTGCTTTTAGTTATCCGGCATAAACATAATTCATTGCCTGTATTCTTAATATCCGCTATATTTTTTATCTTTGCTTTTACATTGCAGGTTCTGTTAAAATCCGTATATATTTTCTGGATGAAGTTAGCTTATGTTTTAAGCTGGATAAACACTCGCTTGATCCTATTGATTATGTTTTATTTAATTCTTACGCCTATCGGTTTGATTATGAAATTATTCAAGGTCGATTTACTGTATCTAAAAACCGATAAAAAGAGGCAATCTTACTGGAGAGAAAGAGAAAAAAAATTATTTAGCCCGTTAAATTACGAAAGGCAATTTTAG
- a CDS encoding glycosyltransferase family 9 protein, producing the protein MQIPKEKIKNILVVRNDRFGEFLLNIPAFRALKETFTHARLIMVVDPCVKEIAESFTFIDEIIEWSRQKHSLPEKLKTVNLLRKKNIDMAIMLNPTKDFNIIACLAGIPIRAGYDRKWGFLLTHKIKDKKYLGENHEVEYNLKLVSLVGAKIDDKALSITIDHNIINGLLKDYGIQDYANLVALHPWTSDPIKQWPAEYFYALAQRLVRELNLRVIVIGGEEEAGKDIYFRKDSLRDNLINIAGRTTLKQLAALLSKCKLLISGDSGPVHLACAVNTRVLAIFRNDIPGKGPRRWGPWGEGHIVVENKNLNQISVDEVLEKVRGMLAKR; encoded by the coding sequence ATGCAGATACCTAAAGAAAAGATTAAAAATATACTAGTTGTACGTAATGACAGGTTCGGCGAATTTTTACTCAATATCCCTGCTTTTAGGGCATTAAAAGAGACGTTTACCCATGCCCGCTTGATTATGGTAGTAGACCCATGTGTAAAAGAAATAGCAGAAAGCTTCACCTTTATAGATGAAATAATCGAATGGAGCAGGCAAAAACATTCCTTGCCGGAAAAATTAAAGACAGTTAATTTATTACGTAAAAAAAATATCGACATGGCGATAATGCTAAATCCAACTAAAGATTTTAATATTATTGCCTGCCTGGCAGGGATACCGATTAGAGCAGGCTATGATAGAAAATGGGGTTTCCTGCTCACCCATAAAATAAAAGATAAAAAGTATCTGGGTGAAAACCATGAAGTTGAATATAACTTGAAGTTAGTTTCCCTGGTAGGGGCAAAAATAGATGATAAGGCGCTATCTATAACTATCGACCATAATATAATCAATGGCCTATTGAAAGATTATGGTATCCAAGATTACGCTAATCTAGTGGCATTACATCCCTGGACGAGCGATCCGATAAAACAATGGCCTGCGGAATATTTTTACGCCTTAGCGCAAAGATTGGTCCGTGAATTGAACCTGAGGGTTATCGTTATAGGCGGTGAGGAAGAAGCAGGAAAAGACATATATTTTCGTAAGGATTCCTTAAGAGATAACCTGATCAATATCGCCGGCAGGACGACCTTAAAGCAGCTGGCAGCGCTCTTAAGTAAATGTAAATTACTGATTTCCGGAGATAGCGGGCCGGTACACCTGGCTTGCGCAGTAAATACGCGGGTATTAGCCATCTTTAGAAACGATATCCCGGGTAAAGGCCCGAGGAGATGGGGCCCTTGGGGCGAGGGGCATATTGTCGTAGAAAATAAGAATCTTAACCAGATAAGCGTGGATGAAGTATTAGAAAAAGTAAGAGGGATGTTAGCCAAAAGATGA
- a CDS encoding DUF5989 family protein → MGKFSIIREFWDFLRMRKKWWLAPIIIVLLVLGLLIFFTQSSAVAPFIYTLF, encoded by the coding sequence ATGGGTAAGTTTTCTATAATCAGGGAATTTTGGGATTTTTTACGGATGCGTAAGAAATGGTGGCTGGCGCCGATTATTATCGTGCTTCTGGTGCTTGGGCTTTTGATCTTTTTTACCCAGTCTTCGGCAGTCGCGCCTTTTATCTACACTTTATTTTAA
- a CDS encoding O-antigen ligase family protein, whose translation MPKIIKYLDCIIYWSIVLMPFSMAISPVPVSVFEGFLIFSFFTKKLLKKERIFSATVINIPLLLLFAITCLSVINSINYFDTLKGGIFKLLRYIFIFFIVSEEARDAGHIRKIVFSVTLGIILASFDGIWQVATGRDFIRGYAPVLNIGLVRATAAFKDSNLLGIYLSALAPLVFGLMLYYYRKGKKALMLLASFIALVGIALTYSRPTLLAIYIALFFLGIARKDKKMVIFLIVILLIVPFILPRSVKDWAKLVDNNPLRFMCNDDRIAVYRNSLNMIKAHPFIGLGANTYMKNYKYYREPVEYRGVVTKDYMYAHNNFLHMASEIGLIGLGIFIWLLYKLFRQCGDIYKRLKDGYLRIVFLSLSACLIAFLVNGLTESSLYYSRVAVIFWYMAGLSLGFKKFIYADT comes from the coding sequence ATGCCTAAAATTATTAAATACCTGGATTGCATAATCTACTGGTCCATTGTTTTGATGCCTTTTTCTATGGCTATTTCTCCTGTCCCGGTGAGCGTATTTGAGGGATTTCTAATATTCAGTTTTTTCACCAAGAAATTGTTAAAAAAAGAACGGATATTTAGCGCTACCGTTATAAATATTCCTTTATTGCTTTTATTCGCCATAACCTGCCTGTCGGTGATTAATTCTATAAATTATTTTGACACCCTAAAAGGTGGAATATTTAAATTACTAAGATATATTTTTATTTTTTTTATTGTATCCGAAGAGGCCAGGGACGCCGGGCACATCAGGAAGATTGTTTTTTCGGTAACGCTCGGTATAATCCTGGCGTCTTTTGACGGGATATGGCAGGTAGCCACAGGCAGGGATTTTATACGGGGTTATGCGCCGGTGTTAAATATAGGTTTAGTGCGCGCCACAGCCGCATTTAAGGACTCCAATCTCCTGGGGATTTATTTGAGCGCCTTAGCGCCGCTGGTATTCGGGCTTATGCTTTATTATTACCGGAAAGGAAAGAAGGCGTTGATGCTACTGGCAAGCTTTATTGCCCTAGTGGGCATAGCGCTTACTTATTCCAGGCCAACCCTGCTTGCTATTTATATCGCCTTATTTTTTCTGGGCATTGCCAGAAAAGATAAAAAAATGGTTATTTTTCTGATTGTAATTTTATTAATTGTGCCTTTTATCCTGCCAAGATCTGTTAAAGATTGGGCTAAGTTAGTAGATAATAATCCCCTTAGGTTCATGTGCAACGATGACCGGATAGCGGTTTACCGTAATTCCCTGAATATGATAAAAGCCCATCCTTTTATAGGGCTGGGCGCAAATACCTATATGAAAAACTATAAGTATTACCGCGAGCCTGTTGAATACCGTGGTGTTGTGACCAAAGATTATATGTATGCGCACAATAATTTTCTGCATATGGCTTCTGAAATAGGCCTGATCGGCCTGGGAATATTTATCTGGCTGCTTTATAAGTTATTTAGGCAGTGCGGGGATATTTATAAAAGGCTTAAAGACGGTTATCTCAGAATAGTCTTTCTTTCTCTATCAGCTTGCCTTATTGCTTTTTTGGTAAACGGCCTGACGGAGAGCAGCCTGTATTATTCCAGGGTAGCTGTGATATTCTGGTATATGGCTGGCTTATCTCTAGGGTTTAAGAAGTTTATCTATGCAGATACCTAA
- a CDS encoding class I SAM-dependent methyltransferase has protein sequence MTEIINSGERILPEKESPLMIARHFCAYRFARDYATNRDLLDIGCGEGYGIFFLSGFALKAVGIDYDKAIIEYAKNKYRRDNLIFYAIDVKELANFGQKFDTVCTFQVIEHIQNPGLFLENIKNLLKDKAVFICSTPNRLDASPHSDAPLNRFHLKEYLYPEFKQLLEAHFSKVTVFGLKRGRKLNFYRRLKKIGLFNFLPPSINPIKIFYDSIDCDNLIITKNKPEEALDFIAVCHK, from the coding sequence ATGACAGAAATAATTAATAGCGGCGAGAGGATCCTCCCGGAAAAAGAAAGCCCGTTGATGATTGCGCGCCATTTTTGCGCCTATAGATTCGCCAGGGATTACGCCACTAACAGGGATTTGTTAGATATCGGATGCGGCGAAGGCTATGGTATTTTTTTTCTCTCTGGCTTTGCCCTAAAGGCGGTAGGCATAGATTATGATAAGGCAATAATAGAATACGCAAAAAATAAATACCGCAGAGATAATTTAATATTTTATGCTATAGATGTAAAAGAATTGGCTAATTTCGGCCAGAAGTTTGACACGGTATGTACCTTTCAGGTCATTGAACATATCCAAAACCCAGGCCTGTTTTTAGAAAATATAAAGAATCTGTTAAAGGATAAAGCTGTATTTATATGTTCTACCCCGAACAGATTAGATGCCTCTCCGCATAGCGATGCCCCCTTGAACAGGTTCCACCTCAAAGAATATTTATATCCTGAGTTTAAGCAATTATTAGAAGCGCATTTTAGCAAGGTAACGGTGTTTGGCTTAAAGAGAGGCAGGAAACTTAATTTTTACCGTCGGCTCAAGAAGATAGGGCTATTCAATTTTCTCCCACCTTCAATAAATCCCATAAAAATATTTTATGATTCTATAGATTGTGATAATCTTATCATTACTAAAAATAAACCGGAGGAGGCATTAGATTTCATAGCAGTCTGCCATAAATAA
- a CDS encoding carbamoyltransferase: protein MHILGISCFYHDSAACLVRDGEIVVAVQEERFTRKKHDSGFPVNSINWCLKEGNIVVKDLDYVVFYDKPFIKFERILETALTYAPSGARQFIQAMPLWLKQKLWIPELIRKELGYKGKILFTEHHESHAASAFYPSPFDKAAFLTMDGVGEWDTASFGVGQGNDIDILSALKFPHSLGLLYSAFTYYAGFKVNSGEYKLMGLAPYGEPKYADLILDKLIDLKEDGSFKLNMRYFGYCNSLKMANRRFEKLFGGPARKPESKITQKDMDIASSIQQVTEEIMLRIARHVHKVTGEDKLCLAGGVALNCVGNGRILREGPFKEIWIQPASGDAGGALGAALLIWHKYLGNKRQVDGRNDRQKASLLGPYYSDGHIEDFLIKEGIPYKKLSYLEVPQVVSDLIIQGKVIGWFQGRLEFGPRALGARSIIGDARNPQMQSKMNLKIKYRESFRPFAPTVLKEKVSEWFDLNKESPYMLLVAPLKESKRIKSEDTSRGFDKLKFRRSEIPAVTHVDYSARVQTIKREDNPLYYDTINEFYKKTGCPAIINTSFNVRGEPLVCSPEDAFRCFMRTEMDYLIMGYFLLDKSQQKPFTQDIKWQGVFELD, encoded by the coding sequence ATGCATATCTTAGGCATATCCTGTTTTTATCATGATAGCGCTGCGTGTTTAGTGCGCGATGGAGAGATTGTCGTCGCGGTTCAAGAAGAACGCTTTACCCGTAAGAAGCACGATTCTGGTTTCCCCGTAAATTCTATAAACTGGTGCCTTAAGGAAGGTAATATTGTTGTAAAGGATTTGGATTATGTAGTATTTTATGACAAACCTTTTATTAAATTTGAAAGGATCTTGGAAACCGCGCTTACTTATGCTCCTTCGGGTGCGCGGCAATTTATTCAAGCTATGCCTTTATGGTTAAAGCAGAAACTATGGATTCCGGAGCTAATCAGGAAAGAATTAGGTTATAAGGGAAAGATTTTATTTACCGAGCATCACGAGTCTCATGCTGCCAGCGCCTTCTATCCTTCGCCGTTCGATAAAGCGGCATTTTTGACTATGGATGGCGTAGGGGAATGGGATACGGCCAGTTTTGGGGTAGGGCAAGGCAATGATATTGATATTTTATCTGCTTTAAAATTTCCGCATTCATTAGGTTTATTGTATTCGGCATTTACCTATTACGCCGGATTTAAGGTCAATTCCGGAGAGTATAAATTGATGGGCCTTGCCCCTTACGGAGAACCCAAGTACGCGGATTTAATTTTAGATAAGCTGATAGATTTAAAAGAAGACGGTTCCTTTAAGTTAAATATGCGTTATTTTGGATATTGTAATAGCCTGAAGATGGCTAACCGGCGTTTTGAAAAATTATTCGGTGGCCCTGCAAGAAAACCGGAGAGTAAGATAACTCAGAAGGATATGGATATCGCATCTTCCATCCAGCAGGTAACCGAGGAGATTATGTTGCGTATAGCCAGGCATGTGCATAAAGTTACGGGTGAAGATAAACTTTGCCTTGCCGGAGGGGTTGCCTTAAACTGCGTAGGTAATGGCCGTATCCTGCGTGAAGGGCCTTTTAAAGAGATATGGATTCAGCCGGCCAGCGGAGATGCGGGCGGAGCATTAGGAGCCGCTTTATTAATCTGGCATAAATATTTAGGCAATAAGCGGCAAGTTGACGGCCGTAATGACAGGCAAAAGGCCTCGCTATTAGGCCCTTATTATAGCGATGGGCATATTGAGGATTTTCTTATAAAAGAAGGCATCCCTTATAAAAAATTGTCTTATTTGGAAGTGCCGCAGGTAGTTTCGGATTTAATTATTCAGGGCAAAGTCATCGGTTGGTTTCAAGGAAGGCTAGAGTTTGGGCCAAGGGCATTGGGTGCCAGAAGCATAATCGGCGATGCCAGGAATCCTCAAATGCAGTCAAAGATGAACTTAAAAATCAAATACCGGGAGTCCTTCCGGCCTTTTGCCCCAACGGTTTTAAAAGAAAAAGTTTCGGAATGGTTTGATTTGAATAAAGAAAGCCCCTATATGCTTTTAGTGGCCCCTTTAAAAGAAAGCAAAAGAATAAAATCAGAGGATACGTCAAGGGGCTTTGATAAGTTGAAATTCAGGCGTTCAGAGATCCCCGCGGTTACGCATGTTGACTATTCAGCCCGGGTTCAGACTATAAAAAGAGAAGATAACCCTTTATATTATGATACAATAAACGAATTCTATAAGAAAACAGGTTGCCCGGCAATCATAAATACCTCTTTTAACGTCAGGGGAGAGCCGCTGGTATGCAGCCCCGAAGATGCGTTCAGGTGTTTTATGCGGACAGAGATGGACTATTTAATTATGGGTTATTTCTTATTAGATAAAAGCCAACAAAAGCCGTTTACGCAAGATATAAAGTGGCAGGGAGTTTTTGAGCTGGATTAA
- a CDS encoding glycosyltransferase family 39 protein, translating into MANSQARSKDIKTTGLVQKTESLALLSVLLLAVFLRLFRLGYQSLWIDEINAVLMAGKSIFKIIFAGDTTPPFIYLVNHLWQKLGTSDSMVRFPAAIFGVLSVYAAYKLAKALLGKKEAFLTAFIISISLYHIIYSQEAARPYTAFIFFSLISLYCLCQILNTNRNKYWAGFIIFNVFNLYTQLFAIFVLTSEIIIWLVFIFQRAIRKKGNYKSVINSMLKFGLGIIGIIVLSLPVSIQFISAAESELTPGRVVLNPIYYKNLLCRYGAGNGLQLFIYNFFFISGLISLFRGDKRKETGLLIFWLVFPFFLLSFMELKHFFHIRYVIFTYPAYIIIVSKGITNFLNSKYILPRKNALTAVILIIFASLSYLPLKLYYQMPARLTDWRGAARYIYDNAKDGAMVITNGVHDTLIKYYLEKETMQKKMQVISHDNILQNFRNLLLYNNDEVYYVGYGEDVGYGTDIFSLLAEEHFKNKEVFFSPVYAELGKRELIDWDGNSWVDVGVRGYRLVVYFNKN; encoded by the coding sequence ATGGCAAATAGCCAAGCGCGAAGCAAAGATATAAAAACAACTGGCCTGGTACAAAAGACAGAATCCCTTGCCTTACTATCAGTCCTGCTATTAGCTGTTTTTTTGCGCCTGTTTAGGTTAGGATACCAGAGCCTCTGGATTGATGAGATAAACGCCGTTCTTATGGCTGGTAAAAGTATATTTAAAATTATTTTTGCCGGTGATACTACCCCGCCATTTATTTATTTAGTTAATCACCTCTGGCAGAAATTAGGCACAAGTGACTCTATGGTGCGATTTCCTGCCGCAATCTTTGGTGTACTATCCGTATATGCCGCATATAAGTTGGCCAAAGCCTTATTAGGAAAAAAAGAGGCGTTCCTTACCGCCTTTATCATCTCAATTTCCCTTTACCATATCATATATTCCCAGGAAGCGGCCAGGCCTTATACGGCATTTATTTTTTTCTCTTTAATTTCTTTATACTGTCTATGCCAGATACTCAATACCAACCGAAATAAATATTGGGCAGGTTTTATCATTTTCAATGTTTTTAATTTATACACGCAACTTTTTGCTATTTTTGTTTTAACGAGTGAAATAATTATTTGGTTAGTGTTTATTTTTCAAAGGGCCATTAGAAAGAAAGGAAATTATAAGTCGGTTATTAATAGCATGCTTAAATTCGGCCTTGGCATAATAGGGATTATTGTTTTAAGCCTGCCTGTTTCAATACAATTTATTTCTGCCGCAGAATCCGAGCTTACCCCAGGCAGGGTGGTCCTAAACCCGATTTATTATAAGAATTTACTCTGCCGATATGGGGCGGGAAACGGTCTGCAGCTATTTATTTATAATTTTTTCTTTATCAGCGGACTTATTTCTTTATTTAGAGGGGATAAACGAAAAGAAACAGGCCTGTTAATCTTTTGGCTGGTTTTTCCCTTTTTTCTCCTTTCCTTTATGGAACTCAAACATTTCTTCCATATCCGTTATGTAATTTTTACCTATCCGGCATATATAATCATTGTTTCTAAAGGCATCACTAATTTCCTGAACTCTAAGTATATCCTTCCTCGCAAGAACGCCTTAACCGCGGTAATCCTCATTATTTTTGCCAGCCTGTCTTATCTACCCTTAAAACTATACTATCAGATGCCGGCACGGTTGACGGATTGGAGGGGGGCGGCAAGGTATATTTACGATAACGCGAAAGATGGTGCAATGGTTATTACAAATGGAGTGCACGATACTTTAATAAAATATTACCTGGAAAAAGAAACCATGCAAAAGAAAATGCAGGTTATCTCGCATGATAATATATTACAGAATTTTAGAAATTTATTATTATATAATAATGACGAGGTTTACTATGTCGGTTATGGAGAGGATGTCGGTTACGGAACAGATATATTTAGCCTATTGGCAGAGGAGCACTTTAAGAATAAGGAAGTTTTTTTCTCGCCTGTGTATGCAGAATTAGGGAAAAGGGAGCTGATTGATTGGGACGGGAATTCCTGGGTTGACGTAGGCGTGCGCGGTTATAGGTTAGTAGTCTACTTTAATAAAAATTAG
- a CDS encoding glycosyltransferase family 2 protein, producing the protein MPLLSVIVPVYNEVKTIKQILEKINSVDIDKEIIVVDDCSCDGTRDVLRGIKYNNLKIIQHDINKGKGAAFLTGLSYATGEFTIIQDADLEYNPADYIRLIRALRQYNADMVLGARFKEGYHGLLIHRLGNKVLTLLLNLLFGLKLNDCFTCYKLFLTDTIKKLKLKEQSFTIETEIVAKAAKKGLSIVEAPVSYNPRLYSEGKKIRCRDGIRAIISIIKYRFTD; encoded by the coding sequence ATGCCTTTACTTTCGGTAATAGTACCGGTTTATAATGAAGTAAAAACCATAAAGCAGATTTTAGAAAAGATAAATTCTGTAGATATTGATAAGGAAATAATAGTCGTAGATGATTGTTCCTGCGATGGCACCAGGGATGTCCTAAGAGGCATCAAATATAATAATTTAAAAATTATACAACACGATATTAACAAGGGTAAAGGTGCAGCTTTCTTGACTGGATTATCTTACGCAACCGGAGAATTTACAATAATTCAGGATGCAGACCTGGAGTATAACCCTGCTGATTATATAAGGTTAATCCGGGCCTTAAGGCAATATAACGCCGATATGGTCCTGGGTGCCAGGTTTAAAGAGGGCTACCACGGCCTGTTGATACATAGATTGGGTAATAAGGTTTTAACCCTGCTTCTGAACCTTTTATTCGGTTTAAAGCTTAATGACTGCTTTACCTGTTATAAGCTATTCTTGACGGATACAATCAAAAAGTTAAAGCTCAAAGAACAGAGTTTTACCATAGAGACAGAGATAGTTGCTAAAGCCGCTAAGAAGGGATTATCTATAGTAGAAGCCCCCGTGTCATATAATCCCCGGCTTTATTCTGAAGGAAAAAAAATAAGGTGCAGAGACGGTATCCGGGCGATAATCAGCATAATCAAGTATCGTTTTACAGATTAA
- a CDS encoding DUF3108 domain-containing protein, translating to MKKVLSIFFIFILFLIFINWYNSRPEVIISRVVKNKDIRAGQLRYKIYLMKVIPVGEASLGVAKVEDYKGAKVYHLTGSAHSSSLFTNFFQARAYLDSYVDIQELSPMLFRQKLVIKGKRQFYREVFYDQANGTMSLEGVRRQIYPNTQDPLSAMFNVRLIDFKKTDKIEIGLNTNQKNYILKGTVRNQSVTVGKDIYKTAFLDAHISRRDKNPYHKSNISMVLLEEVANVPILINVFAGGVLINARLIDINDRNN from the coding sequence ATGAAGAAAGTATTGTCTATATTTTTTATTTTTATTTTATTTTTAATATTTATCAACTGGTATAACTCCAGGCCCGAAGTAATTATTTCCCGTGTCGTAAAAAATAAAGATATCCGGGCAGGCCAGTTGAGGTATAAAATTTATTTAATGAAGGTTATACCCGTAGGTGAAGCAAGCTTAGGCGTTGCCAAGGTAGAGGACTATAAGGGAGCGAAAGTTTATCATTTAACAGGGAGCGCCCACAGCTCCAGTTTGTTTACTAATTTTTTTCAGGCCCGGGCATACCTGGATTCTTACGTCGATATTCAGGAACTCAGCCCCATGCTATTCCGGCAGAAGTTGGTTATTAAAGGTAAGCGCCAATTCTACAGGGAAGTTTTTTATGACCAGGCAAATGGCACTATGTCTTTAGAGGGCGTAAGGCGCCAGATATACCCCAATACGCAGGACCCGCTTTCTGCGATGTTTAATGTCAGGCTTATAGATTTTAAAAAGACGGATAAAATAGAAATAGGCCTAAACACCAACCAGAAAAATTATATTTTAAAAGGTACGGTTAGAAACCAGAGCGTTACGGTCGGGAAGGATATCTATAAGACAGCGTTTTTGGATGCACATATCAGCAGGCGCGATAAAAACCCCTACCATAAGTCTAATATTTCCATGGTTTTATTGGAGGAGGTAGCTAACGTCCCTATCCTGATTAATGTTTTCGCCGGGGGCGTATTAATAAATGCCAGGCTCATAGATATAAATGACAGAAATAATTAA
- a CDS encoding radical SAM protein yields MTDIVFINPPLTLEERYGKLSSGGSLLAPLGLATLAAITRDKGFKAEIIDSAALGLSYEDTVDQIIQRAPKYVGITATTIAIYNAAKLARELKKKRQDIFIIIGGPHVSSIPEDTMSRFPQFDAGVIGEGDVTVIEMLNALQENKDLKRVQGLIIRANGSIERTPGRELIVDLDKLPLPAWDLLPDLTRYYRPAANSFYQLPSTGVVTSRGCPGKCIFCDRTVSGDRLRMYSALYLLKTVKHLYSNYGVRDIIFHDDNFIAFRKRLYELCEMLIKENLKLTWSCTARVDMVTPELLKMMKRSGCWQIAYGIESGDQEILDFLKKGITLKQIKDALRWTKEAGIMNRGYFMIGVPTETVRTIRKTIDFLLELKLDDFHMSMFTPHPGTEISRSISEYGTVDNDWRRFGGWHPVFIPRDLTKEQLIYFHKLAFRKFYFRPRIIFQYLLYISRDFRNISKLFLGGKGLLRYAYGK; encoded by the coding sequence ATGACAGATATTGTTTTCATTAATCCGCCCTTAACCTTAGAAGAGCGTTATGGCAAGCTCTCTAGCGGGGGGAGCCTTTTGGCGCCGTTGGGACTGGCAACCTTAGCCGCTATTACCCGGGATAAAGGGTTTAAGGCTGAAATAATCGATTCAGCAGCACTTGGGTTATCGTATGAGGATACGGTAGATCAGATTATACAACGCGCGCCTAAATATGTGGGTATAACTGCCACTACCATTGCCATATATAATGCCGCAAAGTTAGCCCGGGAGTTAAAGAAAAAACGCCAAGATATCTTTATCATTATCGGCGGGCCCCACGTTTCCAGCATTCCTGAGGATACCATGAGTAGATTCCCGCAATTTGATGCCGGGGTCATCGGAGAAGGTGATGTCACAGTTATAGAGATGTTGAATGCCCTGCAAGAAAATAAAGATTTAAAACGGGTGCAGGGGTTAATTATAAGGGCTAACGGCAGCATAGAGCGGACCCCAGGGCGCGAGTTAATTGTCGATCTTGATAAACTACCCTTACCGGCGTGGGATTTATTACCCGATTTAACGCGATACTATCGGCCTGCGGCTAACTCTTTCTACCAGCTTCCTTCAACTGGTGTGGTTACTTCGCGAGGCTGTCCCGGTAAGTGTATCTTTTGTGACCGCACTGTCTCCGGAGACAGGTTGAGAATGTACAGCGCATTGTATCTTCTAAAGACGGTAAAACACCTTTATTCTAACTATGGAGTCAGGGATATCATTTTCCACGACGATAATTTTATCGCCTTTAGAAAAAGATTATACGAATTATGTGAAATGTTAATAAAAGAAAATCTTAAGTTGACCTGGTCTTGTACCGCGCGCGTAGATATGGTTACCCCGGAACTTTTAAAGATGATGAAACGCTCCGGCTGTTGGCAGATTGCCTATGGTATTGAGAGCGGGGATCAGGAGATATTGGATTTTTTAAAGAAAGGGATTACGCTTAAGCAGATAAAAGATGCCTTGCGTTGGACTAAAGAAGCCGGCATTATGAACCGCGGTTATTTTATGATCGGAGTCCCTACGGAAACCGTCCGGACTATCCGTAAGACTATAGATTTTTTGCTGGAACTAAAGCTGGATGATTTCCATATGAGTATGTTCACGCCGCACCCGGGGACAGAGATATCCCGGTCTATCAGCGAATATGGCACCGTGGATAATGACTGGAGGCGTTTCGGGGGTTGGCATCCCGTTTTTATTCCCAGGGATTTGACTAAAGAACAATTAATATACTTTCATAAATTAGCATTCAGGAAATTTTATTTCCGGCCTCGGATAATTTTCCAGTATCTTTTATATATTTCGCGTGATTTTAGGAATATTTCAAAGTTATTTCTGGGGGGCAAAGGCTTATTGAGGTATGCTTATGGCAAATAG
- a CDS encoding glycosyltransferase family 2 protein, translating into MKLSIVLPAHNEEENITEVVRRIENSSLDIPYELVVVNDHSTDNTIGLLGQLCRQYNNIKVVDNALAKGFANALKTGFKSADTEVVVPVMADLCDDLDTLKKMFKRIDEGYDIVCGCRYIKGGARQGGSKLKGFFSCFAGRSLSFLLGLPTHDIANAFKMYKKKVIDSIEIKSQGFEISMEIPLKAYFLGFKITEVPTAWKERTRGKSSFKMFKLLPAYLRLYIWAVFKKMIG; encoded by the coding sequence ATGAAACTATCAATTGTATTACCCGCGCATAACGAAGAAGAAAATATAACAGAGGTAGTCAGAAGAATAGAAAATTCCTCCCTGGATATACCTTATGAATTAGTGGTAGTTAACGACCATTCTACCGATAATACAATAGGGCTTCTTGGACAGCTCTGCCGGCAGTATAATAATATCAAGGTAGTGGACAATGCGCTGGCTAAGGGTTTCGCCAATGCCTTAAAGACAGGTTTTAAAAGCGCGGATACCGAGGTGGTCGTCCCGGTGATGGCAGACTTATGCGATGATTTAGATACGTTGAAGAAGATGTTTAAAAGGATAGATGAAGGGTATGATATCGTCTGCGGTTGCCGCTATATTAAAGGGGGCGCCCGGCAGGGAGGCTCAAAATTAAAAGGTTTCTTTTCTTGTTTTGCGGGTAGATCCCTTTCTTTCTTACTGGGCTTGCCTACGCATGATATCGCCAATGCCTTTAAGATGTATAAGAAAAAGGTCATAGATAGCATAGAAATCAAATCTCAGGGGTTTGAGATATCTATGGAAATACCGCTTAAGGCTTACTTTCTGGGTTTTAAGATAACCGAAGTGCCTACGGCTTGGAAGGAAAGGACCAGAGGAAAATCCAGTTTTAAGATGTTTAAGCTATTGCCGGCTTACCTCAGGTTATATATTTGGGCGGTTTTTAAGAAGATGATAGGGTAA